A genomic segment from Castor canadensis chromosome 1, mCasCan1.hap1v2, whole genome shotgun sequence encodes:
- the LOC109681955 gene encoding LOW QUALITY PROTEIN: ferroxidase HEPHL1-like (The sequence of the model RefSeq protein was modified relative to this genomic sequence to represent the inferred CDS: inserted 1 base in 1 codon), translating to MSRALYPDGTSGRNKDDDXVPPGKNYTYVWPVTEEYAPAPADANCLTWVYHSHIDAPRDICSGLIGPLLVCKEGMLNRYSETRTDVDREFIIMFTLVDENQSWYFDENIRHFCTDPDSVDKDDAVFQRSNKMHALNGFLFGNFPDPEMCVGESVSWHLFGMGNEIDIHSIYFYGNTFISRGHGTDVVSLFPATFLTAEMIVENSGKWMITCRVSDHLQAGMLGQYNVGNCKSDILHPKMNGQQRRYFIAAEKILWDYGPLGYDKFIGLPLDASRSDAAVYFTQGENRIGGQCWKAHYVEYVDATFTRRKRPSGTEVHLEILGPVIKAEVGDTLLVTFANKADKAYSILLHGVLYDKASDAAPNIDGFLKPGAHVKPGETFTYRWTVPVSVSPTDDDASCLTYLYFSAVKAIEDTSAGLVGPLLVHKKGVLNADGTQKGIDKEFYLLFTVFDENLSGYFDENIQKFIWRPSSVDKEEKEFVKSNRMHAINGYIYGNQPGLSMCKNDRVSWHLIGMGTDTDMHGVYFQGNTIHLRGTHCDSLALFPHMSITAFMQPDHAGKLGGFLLCDQIPIHPHPVFLKKKLVDFVCFKVCRNRYILPQIRKSWLF from the exons ATGTCAA gAGCCTTATACCCAGATGGAACATCTGGCAGGAACAAGGATGATG AGGTTCCTCCTGGCAAAAACTATACCTATGTCTGGCCAGTGACAGAGGAATATGCACCTGCTCCTGCAGATGCCAACTGCCTGACCTGGGTGTACCATTCGCACATCGATGCCCCTAGGGATATCTGCTCTGGGCTAATTGGACCCTTGCTGGTGTGTAAGGAAG GTATGCTAAACAGATATTCAGAGACAAGGACTGATGTGGATAGAGAGTTCATTATAATGTTTACTCTCGTGGATGAGAATCAAAGCTGGTACTTTGATGAAAATATCAGACATTTCTGCACTGATCCAGATTCAGTAGACAAAGATGATGCTGTATTTCAGAGAAGCAACAAAATGCATG CCCTCAATGGATTCCTTTTTGGAAACTTTCCTGATCCTGAAATGTGTGTTGGTGAATCTGTGTCCTGGCATCTGTTTGGAATGGGGAATGAGATAGACATCCATTCCATCTATTTTTATGGTAACACCTTCATCAGCAGAGGGCATGGGACTGATGTTGTCAGCCTGTTCCCAGCTACCTTCCTCACGGCAGAAATGATAGTTGAGAATTCTGGAAAATGGATGATAACCTGCCGAGTCAGTGACCATCTACAAG CTGGCATGCTGGGGCAATACAATGTTGGTAACTGCAAAAGTGACATTCTTCACCCCAAGATGAATGGGCAGCAGAGGCGCTACTTTATAGCAGCTGAAAAAATTCTTTGGGATTATGGTCCTTTAGGTTATGATAAATTCATCGGTCTTCCCTTAGATGCCTCTCGCAG TGATGCTGCAGTCTACTTCACACAAGGGGAAAACAGAATAGGAGGACAGTGTTGGAAAGCTCATTATGTGGAGTATGTTGATGCAACTTTTACTCGAAGAAAGAGACCCTCTGGGACAGAAGTCCATCTTGAAATTCTTG GTCCAGTTATCAAAGCAGAGGTGGGTGATACCCTGCTGGTGACCTTTGCCAACAAAGCTGACAAAGCCTACAGCATTTTGCTCCATGGTGTGCTCTATGATAAAGCATCTGATGCAGCCCCAAATATAGATG GATTTCTGAAACCAGGGGCACATGTTAAGCCAGGTGAAACCTTCACATACAGGTGGACAGTACCTGTAAGTGTCAGCCCAACGGATGATGATGCCTCTTGTTTGACCTACCTTTACTTCTCGGCAGTTAAGGCAATCGAGGACACCAGTGCTGGCCTTGTGGGACCTTTGCTAGTCCATAAAAAGGGTGTTCTCAATGCTGATGGGACACAG aAAGGAATAGACAAGGAATTTTACCTATTGTTCACAGTCTTTGATGAGAATCTGAGTGGGTATTTTGATGAAAACATTCAGAAGTTTATTTGGCGTCCCTCCAGTGTtgacaaggaagagaaagagttcGTGAAATCCAACAGAATGCATG CTATCAATGGCTATATATATGGCAACCAGCCAGGCCTGAGCATGTGCAAAAATGACAGGGTTTCTTGGCATTTGATTGGAATGGGCACGGACACCGACATGCATGGAGTTTATTTTCAAGGAAACACCATCCACCTCCGAGGGACTCATTGTGATTCCTTGGCTCTGTTTCCCCACATGTCTATAACAGCATTCATGCAGCCAGATCATGCAGGTAAACTTGGTGGGTTCCTCTTATGTGACCAAATTCCAATTCACCCTCATCCAGTCTTCCTAAAGAAGAAACTGGTAGACTTTGTGTGCTTTAAGGTGTGTAGAAACAGATATATTTTGCCTCAAATCAGAAAATCCTGGCTATTTTAG